The genomic segment GCAACGACTAAACCGGCTAACAGAAGTGCCCCTAGCGACACAACTACGCCAACCCCGACAAGCTGAAGGAGGTACCTGTCGCGGTCCTTGCTCGCTAAGCTCACCATCTTGCGGCGAACCTGATCTAACTGGTTCGCTCCCGCATCGAGATTTGAGCCACTGATTTCTCCCTGTAGTCCAACCTGAGCGCCGACGATCAGGGCGTTGAAGAGATTTTGGAAATCTTCGTCGTGCAGATCCATGCTCTGCAAAACGAATACCGTCTCCTCATACTGACCTCGCAGCGACTCGACTTTTGGGTCGGTAGGTGGGGGCGTATCTGCTCGCTCAAAAAACACGTCCCATCCTGCCCTGGTGTTGTCTGGAGATAAATTGACGGCGCTAACCGATTTGAAATGCACCGCCATTTACTTTGTTCCAGAGGGCGGTTTGGAACCCTTTGTAGGGACCGGTTGCGGCTTGTAGCCCGACGGGCCGGTGAAGCTGATAGTCGAATCGAGATTGAACAAGCTAGGGAGCATCGCGGATATCTGATCTCCGGTCAGTTGTCCTCCGGAAGCCTGTTCCTTGGCCTCTTCCAGTTTGCTCTGAAGGTCACTAACGACTCGAATGAATTCCAACTCGTCCATGATTCTCCTCCATAGTGGTGGAGGAATTCTAGCACACCTTTCAAAACGGAATGACCGATAGAGCGACACCGCTGATGGGAAGGCCCGAGGTAGCTAATACTCAGAAACGGACCCATATCTAGTGGGGATCTTTATAACTGCCAAGTAGCCAGTCTGGCATGAAATAGTGCTAATGCTTTTTGTTCCTAACTAGAAGCACTACTCTCCACAAGAATCGCCGGATTCTACTTCGCCTCGTTCGTCGACAGCCTGAATGTGATGGTTCCCCAGAAGAGCCGCGCGCGCATCTGCACCGGGAGATGCCGGTCATCGTCGGTGTACCAGATCCAGATGTTGCCGCGGTTCTTCACTACGCCGGCATCGGCAGTGGGCTGCACGCGGACCGTCTTGAAGGTGCCGAGCGGCGTTTTGATCTCCTCGCGCCCTTCGACCTTCATGGTCACCAGCACCGTGTGCATGGGGTCGGCAATCGGCACCTGGAAGCTCTGCCCCACGGTCATGGGCTGGCTCGCAGCGTAGTAGACGCCGGTCAGCAGGTCGGTCACGCAGCCGGGAATGGGCTGCTCCACGTGCTTGGTCTGCCCGGTGACCAGATTTTTCTCATCTAGGATCGACTTGTTGGTCGTGTAGTCCAGCTTCAGGGTCGAATTCACCTGCCGTCGGCCTTCCACCGTCTGCTTGTCGAATTCGTTCGTGCAGCCCTTGGTGCGGTCGAAAGTGGACTGGAACTTGTCGCTGACGTGGAAGAGGAGGTTGATGGCGCCGCTGGTGTCTGCGGTGGCACTCAGCTTCTCGGTGTTGGCGTCCTGCTGTTCGAAGTGCAGAACGGCGGTTCCGGCGGGGAAGACGCGCCAGTCCACCAGGTAGGTGAGGGTCTGTTTTTGCGGAAAGCTGAACCCTGGACGCGGCGGCGCAAGGGTTTGCGTAACCTGCTGCGGCGCAGGCGCTTGCTGGGTCTGCGCAAAGGAGCACGCCACAGTGGAAACAGCAAAGAAAAGTGCACCCAGGCTGGACAGGACAGTCGTGCGCTTATTCTTCACCGGCAGGGAAGGCTCCTTCTTGAAGTTGGACGACTCAAAATACGTTCAGGGACGTCCGTGGACGAGGACATGCAGCGCCGGCCGCACAACCATCAGGGC from the Occallatibacter riparius genome contains:
- a CDS encoding DUF3108 domain-containing protein, yielding MKNKRTTVLSSLGALFFAVSTVACSFAQTQQAPAPQQVTQTLAPPRPGFSFPQKQTLTYLVDWRVFPAGTAVLHFEQQDANTEKLSATADTSGAINLLFHVSDKFQSTFDRTKGCTNEFDKQTVEGRRQVNSTLKLDYTTNKSILDEKNLVTGQTKHVEQPIPGCVTDLLTGVYYAASQPMTVGQSFQVPIADPMHTVLVTMKVEGREEIKTPLGTFKTVRVQPTADAGVVKNRGNIWIWYTDDDRHLPVQMRARLFWGTITFRLSTNEAK